One Actinomycetota bacterium DNA segment encodes these proteins:
- the aspS gene encoding aspartate--tRNA ligase — MEDKKFRISDQILHNSPIRKNKYRNIWCGNISKKDIGRTVKISGWVHRRRDLGNLTFIDLRDRTGIVQVVFDPDISEEDHNLSKKLRAEFVITIEGNVRKRPVGTINPELRTGEIEVIAEKLKILSESKTPPFLVEDDTEIDEKLRFKYRYLDFRRPGVMNILVIRDQMAVAIREYLKGQGFIEVETPILAKSTPEGARDYLVPSRIHKGSFYALPQSPQLFKQILMVSGLERYFQITRVFRDEDLRANRQPEYTQVDIEMSFVDVEDILKINEEMLKYVFKKCFNIELVLPFERKKYFDVIEKYGTDKPDIRFEIPIVDITDELLSTDFQLFKNAIENKVRIKGINVNDAANFSRKKIDTLSVVAKDLGAKQIFWIKVRESGELHSSIAKYLKDNEKRAILDRFEAKSGDLIILIADLSSKASTILGQIRLYLANELDLIPEDTYKFLWVYDFPLFEWDGDEKRYQPMHHPFTSPTEETIEFIKNDPLKVKAKAYDLILNGVEIASGSIRINNSNLQKEIFRVLGHDKDKVDSNFGFLLKAFQYGAPPLGGIAYGFDRFVAEVLQKKNIREVIAFSKTLRAICPLTGAPDKVTDEQLEELNIDIKKK, encoded by the coding sequence ATGGAAGATAAAAAATTTAGGATTTCAGATCAGATTTTGCATAATTCACCTATAAGGAAAAATAAATATAGGAATATTTGGTGTGGAAATATTTCAAAAAAAGATATTGGACGTACGGTTAAAATAAGTGGTTGGGTTCATAGAAGAAGAGATTTAGGTAATCTCACTTTTATAGATTTAAGGGATAGAACAGGGATAGTTCAAGTGGTATTTGATCCGGATATAAGCGAAGAAGATCATAATTTATCTAAAAAATTAAGAGCTGAATTTGTAATTACTATCGAAGGAAATGTGAGGAAAAGACCGGTTGGCACAATAAATCCAGAACTCAGAACTGGTGAAATAGAAGTAATAGCAGAAAAACTTAAAATATTGAGTGAATCGAAAACACCACCATTTTTAGTTGAAGATGATACAGAAATAGATGAAAAATTAAGATTTAAATATAGATATCTCGATTTTCGAAGACCAGGTGTTATGAATATACTTGTTATTCGAGACCAGATGGCAGTAGCCATTAGAGAATATTTAAAGGGTCAAGGTTTTATTGAGGTTGAGACTCCCATTCTTGCTAAAAGTACTCCTGAGGGAGCAAGGGACTATTTAGTTCCAAGTAGAATACATAAAGGAAGTTTTTATGCTTTACCTCAATCACCTCAGTTATTTAAGCAAATACTAATGGTTTCAGGATTGGAAAGATATTTTCAAATAACAAGGGTTTTTAGGGATGAAGACTTGAGAGCAAATAGACAACCAGAATATACACAGGTAGATATTGAGATGTCTTTTGTGGATGTTGAAGATATTCTTAAAATAAACGAGGAGATGCTTAAATATGTATTTAAGAAATGTTTTAATATAGAGTTAGTTTTACCTTTTGAAAGAAAAAAATATTTTGATGTAATTGAGAAGTATGGAACAGATAAACCAGATATAAGATTTGAAATACCTATAGTGGATATAACTGATGAGCTTTTATCTACTGATTTTCAGCTTTTTAAAAATGCTATTGAAAATAAAGTTAGAATAAAGGGTATAAATGTGAATGATGCTGCTAATTTCTCCAGGAAGAAAATAGATACTCTTTCAGTGGTGGCTAAGGATTTAGGTGCCAAGCAGATTTTTTGGATAAAAGTAAGGGAAAGTGGAGAGTTACATTCATCTATTGCAAAATATCTTAAAGATAATGAAAAAAGAGCAATATTGGATAGATTTGAAGCGAAATCGGGTGATTTAATTATTCTTATAGCTGATTTATCAAGTAAAGCAAGTACAATTTTAGGTCAGATAAGATTATATTTAGCCAATGAATTAGATTTGATTCCTGAAGATACATATAAATTCTTATGGGTGTATGACTTTCCCTTATTTGAATGGGATGGTGATGAAAAAAGATATCAACCGATGCATCATCCTTTTACTTCACCAACAGAAGAAACCATTGAGTTTATAAAAAATGATCCTTTAAAAGTAAAAGCAAAAGCTTATGACTTGATATTAAATGGAGTAGAAATTGCAAGTGGTTCTATAAGAATTAATAATAGTAATTTACAAAAGGAGATTTTTAGAGTTTTAGGTCATGATAAAGATAAAGTGGATAGTAACTTCGGATTCTTATTAAAAGCTTTTCAATACGGTGCTCCACCTCTCGGCGGAATTGCGTATGGATTTGATAGATTTGTTGCTGAGGTATT